A single Heterodontus francisci isolate sHetFra1 chromosome 32, sHetFra1.hap1, whole genome shotgun sequence DNA region contains:
- the LOC137347492 gene encoding probable G-protein coupled receptor 139, whose amino-acid sequence MAVTDLLVIITVVILNRIASIYFPVSFLSITPVCSLGSILSYAIIDCSVWLMVAFTVDRCIAICYQKLKLKYCTEKTAMQLIGTMSALSCLKNIFLYFIYEPAYIIDNIPWFCSIKSFYYTSPAWVASDWIHRILTPCLPFILILLLNALTVRHILVTSRARRRLRAHSNGENQSDLEMEKRKKSIILLFTISGSFILLYLPLLINFLYVRIAKLTYFSGSNFNESNYILQESGFMLQFLSSCVNPFIYAGTQRKFREELKNGVKYPLSLIVKLLK is encoded by the coding sequence atggcagtgacagatctcctggtcataATCACCgttgtgatattaaaccggattgctAGTATTTATTTCCCAGTCAGTTTCCTGTCCATCACACCGGTATGCAGTCTCGGTTCGATCCTAAGCTATGCAatcatagactgttctgtctggttaatgGTTGCTTTCACTGTTGATCGATGTATAGCCATTTGTTACCAGAAGCTGAAattaaaatattgcaccgagaaaacggcgatGCAACTCATTGGAACCATGTCTGCATTGAGCTGTTTAAAAAATATCTTCTTGTATTTTATATATGAACCTGCGTATATAATTGACAATATACCCTGGTTCTGCAGCATAAAATCGTTCTATTATACATCACCTGCATGGGTCGCATCTGACTGGATTCATcgtattttaaccccttgtctcccattcattctaattttactgctcaatgctctgactgtcagacacattctagtaaccagtagagcacgcaggagactccgggcccacAGCAATGGAGAAAATCAGAGTGACCTGGAGATGGAGAAGCGGAAAAAGtccattattttactcttcaccatctcgggcagtttcatcctgttatatttgcCACTTCTTATAAATTTCCTCTATGTCCGAATTGCGAAGCTTACTTATTTCTCCGGTTCCAATTTCAATGAATCAAATTATATTCTGCAGGAAAGTGGATTTATGCTTCAGTTTTTGAGTTCCTGCGTCAAtccatttatttatgcagggacccagagaaaattcagagaggagttaaagaatggagtgaaatatccactCAGTCTAATTGTCAAGTTGTTGAAATGA